The Desulfonatronospira thiodismutans ASO3-1 region AGTACATAGCGCCTGCCTTGGCTCCATTGGGATGTCCGGCAAAAAGCCAGTTCTTGCGTCCCAGGGCGAAGGGTCTGATGGCGTTTTCCACCAGATTATTGTCAGGCCGCAGCCGGCCATCCAGTGTATAGCGCACCACTCTGTCCCACTGGTTCAGGGCATAATTTATGGCCGTGCCCAGTTTGCTTTTGTCCGGGGTGGTTTTACTTCTTTCGTCCAGCAGAGTTTTTATCTGGTTTAGTATGGGTATACTTTTTTCCTGACGTTCTTCCTGTATCCGGTCGGGCTTTAGCTTTCTGGTTTCAAAGGACTGTTCCAGGATATATAGCTTGGCGATAAGGTTCAGGATTTCCTGGGCGGTTCCGCCCTTGTGCTTTTGTTTCTTGGAGAGTTTGACCACATCCATAAACTTGCGCCGGACATGGGCCAGGCATCCTACATGGAATATGCCCGGCTTGTCGCCCAGGTCGTTGTAGACTGCATAGCCGTCACTTTGAATATAACCTTGATAGTCCTGGAGGAAATCCAGGGCCAGACCGCTTCGCGTGGGATGATAATCATAAAGGACAGTGGGATTTTCAGGATGGCCGCCAAGGAAAACCCACATATATGACTTGGAAGTGTTGGACCGGCCCGGTTCATCAAGTACCTGTACCGGGGTCTCGTCTATGCCCACCTGGAATCCGAGCATGATCTCCTTTTTGAACAGATCCAGGAAAGGCTCGCAGACCCTGGCCGCATGCATGGCCCAGGAGACCATGGTGGAACGGGAGATATCAATGCCCAGCCTTAAAAGCTGCTTGCACTGGCGATAAAAGGGTAGGCCGTCCACAAACTTGGCTGTGATGATATGAGCCATAAGAC contains the following coding sequences:
- the tnpC gene encoding IS66 family transposase, which gives rise to MDINNLPDDKDALKDIVADYHQQLIYLQEKLNFLQKAIYGSKSDKKPKCGSKETWPMMPGLVEMETEVETPQEKTITIPEHSRKKRGRKPIPKDLPRKDIIHDLSGEEKICPCGVELSPIGQEVSEKLDYIPARLIVNRYIRLKYACKNCEGAEDDQGAVKIAPMPEQLIPQGIVTPGLMAHIITAKFVDGLPFYRQCKQLLRLGIDISRSTMVSWAMHAARVCEPFLDLFKKEIMLGFQVGIDETPVQVLDEPGRSNTSKSYMWVFLGGHPENPTVLYDYHPTRSGLALDFLQDYQGYIQSDGYAVYNDLGDKPGIFHVGCLAHVRRKFMDVVKLSKKQKHKGGTAQEILNLIAKLYILEQSFETRKLKPDRIQEERQEKSIPILNQIKTLLDERSKTTPDKSKLGTAINYALNQWDRVVRYTLDGRLRPDNNLVENAIRPFALGRKNWLFAGHPNGAKAGAMYFSLVETAKKNGLEPYAYLRHLFENLPLAKTEQDLKALMPQYIDPEVLPSPTAC